In Amblyomma americanum isolate KBUSLIRL-KWMA chromosome 8, ASM5285725v1, whole genome shotgun sequence, the DNA window GCGGTAAAAGTTATCAAAAAGAGATTGGAAGGTTAGGGGCTAAAAAAAATacaggtgacataaggttagaagtgcagGATGAAAGAAATTGTATTTAAATaaaatggcgaatttatagaCCAATTTACTACACCGAAGGTActgattaaaaaaagaaagattgttTACCTAAGGACGAACCTTCGGCTCCTTGAAAACAGTTCCGGATTTCGCAGAACTCTATAGATATAAAACAATTGTCTCTTGCAGTCTGCGTACGTTATTGATCAACACTTGCACTTCAGTGGCCTCTGGTTCGATGTCATGAACAAGTGTGTTTCGGAGCAGAGCTTCCGAGCACTCTATTGTAGTCCCCAGAAGAGCTTCAACAATTTGTTTAATGCAAGCAGCGTATAATATCTGTCGTTCTAGGCACATAGAAACCATGGGGTTGTCATTTCGCCCTAATTAAGTACAGTGTGGTGGGCAAAGGCTAGCATATGTTTAAAAGAAACATTTACACTTGAATTTTTCACTCATTCCTAATGCAGTCCTCGATCGTAATTTAACACGACCAGCACGTACCATGGCCTTCTAGAGTTCCCTCCAGATACACTGCGAAAGTCACGCAAGAGTAGATTTTGATTAGCTTGTGGAATATGGTGGATTCTCTTTGCACGAATTTTTATTCAGGTGTCATCTTCGAGGCATATTAAATAGACGAGGCATCGCGACGCCTTCTGCTAGCGTAGCGCGCCATTCTtaatgcacgtacatcctaataCCCACACGCTGTTAGTTATCACCATCTCAGGCTGTTTTAATCGCGTTGGCTAGGCAAAATCAAGGCCTCGCAATCGAAAACAAACCCTGCTACGGTTTTCAATCTTTATCTACCTTCCGCTAAATACGTTTCCTGCTGGATGGGAAGTTAGGATATTGGCATTACCAACTGAAAGCTGTGTAATTGGGGGAACATTGCTCTAGCGATAGCCTATAAATGAAAACTAAACTTGGTGCCACAAGCCACAGCTTCGTAAAAACCTCAAATGTACCCTAGATAATCCAGTTTCAGTTAAACTCGGTATAGGAAATTGTTGGCCTCTTTCAAAAGCTCGCAAACAAGTTTTTATTGGGAATGCAATCAATTCGAGTAATATGCAAAAGGAAAGTAGACTGTCTACATTGCATAATTTCTACCATATTATACTAGCTGCTTTCTtatattttcttcttttacatCCAAATTACAGGTTTGGTGCAATGCCTTCTTGAGTTGGTTTACTGCCTGCCACGTCAGTGCTCATACTAGCCTTGCTGCCTTTTCCGACTCACGCTTGCAAAAGCTTAAAATCCCAGCATCTCATTGCGACCAAGCCACCAAATCGCTTTTTTCGTGGTGATAAAGAGTTTATATGCGTTTACAAGTAAACCATAAAATGCCGCTCAAAATAGACGAGCGGGGATTCAACATAGCAAGCTAAAGCTCAGAAGATCCCTTGTAGAAGAGGCACTGACCTGGGCAGCACATTGTTGATTCCCACTTTACTGAAGTACCTGCAAGATAACAGCACACAACCCGAAATCCAGGACACTTCAATTAGTGAAGCTGGCTGAACAGAAATGATGAATGAATCCGCTTTGTATGCGTTTAGGAAAGTTGGAATGTCTGGGGTGGTTTTAAACCTTCACGTTGAAAAGAAATAACCGAAATGCCATTGCTATCTTTACAGGTTGCCTGGCATAAAGCAGTCTCCGACAAGATAACACACGAAAGAGCCTGTCGGCGGTGGCACGGCCTTCGGGGAGCAAGCTACAGGAGCCGACGTCGACACACATAGATGATTGTAGTTGCTTGTTCTTTCTCCTTAGCGCTTGAAGCgtgtcggcagaggtgaaagGACTGTGgccgcgccgccatggcggggATTTTGTTCGTGTCGCGTCTCACGTCTTCCACTTGGTGCAACCGTGCTAAAACTGCCCTCTTCGGCAAGTGTCAGCCACAAAATTTCCCCGTAAGAATGCAACCAAATTGCTCGCAGACGACGTCTCAAACAACAAGAAATGTAACAGATACCGGAGGAGTTCCCCTAAACGCTGAAGCCTACGCCAATTTCCAGGAGTATCCGTTACGAGAAAACCTGATTGCCTTGCAAAAAGCCAATTTCAAAGTCCCTCCGAGATCTCAACAGCAGCACCTGGAAGTCGGATGCGGTCCTGGCGGATTCACGAAGAGCCACGTCCTCGGTCACTGTTCGCCATGCTTGAGGCTTGTGGCCGTGGACAAATCGCCAGCAATGATTGACGTCGCGAAGAAGACGTCGCAGCATGCTAGAATTTATTACGACGTCCTGGATATTGAGGCAGGGGACGTGGAAAGCTTCGCCAAAAAGTATGGACGCTTCAGCCGCGTGTACTCATTCCTCATGTTCCATTTTCTCAAGAGCCAGAAAGCGGGGTATGTTAACGTACGCCGCTTACTAGAGGACGACGGAGAGTGTTTTCTTACCGGCTGCTTGGAGAGTGCCATCCTAAACGCTTGGCTCGATGTATATATCAGAAAGAATTGGAGAATCGCTATTCCTGTGAGTAGCCTGCTTCTTCTTGAAACCTTGTGTTCTGCTCGTAGAGTGGTGTGCTTAGGAGTATCCGATGTCATTTCATGGCAGCAGTTTTTCTCGTGGAAAGTTTTCTTAATCTACCTTATGAGACCACAGAAATTTACCATTAAAATTTTTCTCGTGGGCCTCACAAATTTCATTGCAGGCCAGCAACTTGGTGCGGTCAGTAGTCCTGAAACGCGTACGTGTTATTGCTTTTTATTGAAATCAGCAAGAATGAGCTATTCATAAATGTGACATCGATATCCATTCTTAGAATAGCAAAAAGCCGtcgtgaaaaaaagagttgccgCTACCGTCTGGAGGACGcttaagtaacgagcgttagctgtttggtttgatAGATTTGATTTGAATGAGATTGAAATGAGGTACTCCAATATAAATACAAATTTCTACGTTTATTTTATCATATGATAAttattggccgccatcttggatttataaaTGAAGTCGCTGATTAATCACCAATTGGacatatcagtgacgtcaccaatgaaTAATCAATTCGATATCCTAATGACGTCaacaatcaatcaccaattgggttgctatatcgatttgcTATGGCGGCCGCCATTCTGAATTCCTCGGACTCTGAatatttcacgccgaagggaggtggtagcaaccccaagaaatcgagaaacgtgatgagtaagggGTAACGCTCTGAAAGAAAGCGGCATTGACGGTGGTTTTAGCGTCACTGCTGAAGAAGATGCAAAATTACAGTTTGTCCGTATTCTGTTGCTTGTTAGAATTTTGACTAAGAACTAAATTACAGTCACTGAAATGGCTTAACCATGAATACGTTTTCGTGGGCTGGTTGATTCTTCGTCATGTAGTGAACGGCGTGATCTGAGATGACGAGGAAAGAGACCAACACAACGCTGACTAAAAACTGAAGTTTACTGCCTGGCAGCATTTACAATTACACAAATGACGCAAAAGAGTTTACAGAACACACGCGCCGAGATTAAACTAAAAATAATGACAGAAAATTTTTGCCTAAATTTTATACACACGCGAAAGCAGATTTGCATGAATTATGACGCCGACGAAGACAGAATTTTCTGCGTCTTCGTGCCgcagatgaaagttgatgaaggcaATGTGCAATGCACTCCTCGAGAGTGGGTTGCAGTGTGTGTTGCGTCTCAGATCACGCTGTCCACGTCATGACGATGAATCAACCAGCCAACGAAAACGTATTCATGGTTAAGCCTTATATTAAATTATATAATTATCatatattctctcccgatattttgttgcatctttttcttttaaattactctgaaatttcacccaaggcgcaatcattagcttgacaccagtttaccctgttctatggggtctccccactgaaccctgggcaatcccccgtcgtgagtatgtgccatgtcaaaaaggcaacaacaacaacaacaacacgagtcATActctgctgcggcgatagcacagtCCTCTAAAGCACTggccagcaaagcaaaatacCTTGCGCCCAGGCGCTCTGCGACCAAAGCTCCCCTAGCGCCATCAatattcattatcatcatcacaatACCAACTGAAATTTAACCGCAGTGATCCCTTTAAATTATAAAATAGATTTATGCAACGCATGTTGATATGTTGGGGAAATGGTCGCCTGAGAACTATAGGCTAACACAAAACTTTACTTTGCAGGATCCGAGGAAAGTCTTCTGCGACATGCACTATTTCTACTGCAAAAAGTCTCCAAGTGAGCTTGAATCTCAAGTGCGAAAGTTAGTAGCAGATGCAGGACTCAACTGCCTTGACTGCCAAGTGTACCAAAGAAACTGGGAGTTTCCAGATGTCCAAACAGCTTTGGGTAAGCGGCGCTGTGCAGTACCATCCAAATACACTGACATAATGCCGGGGTCGTTAAAGGTGCTAGGTACTATACACGCTTTCCTAACCTGTAAGTTGTTCACAGCGAAAAAAACATTTTCCTGGTTGCTATCTTCGAGGTGGCACCTAATACCAGAAGCAATGAGAAACGCATCTAGTACACACGCCTATTAACATCAACTGTGCTCAGCGAAGCAAGGGCTGCAATTGGCAATGGCCTTTGGGGCAGGTGAGACTGAATGTCTTCAAGTAGGCGCTCCCAGAGCCCTACATTTGCAGCAACTGTGTCGCTTTGAGCTTCTACAATTGAATTGTTTCAGGCAGACCTCACTATACTGGGACATTTAAAGTTTTGCGACCCGTTGAATCTCTttcccactgaaaaaaaaatttctctccCTTCTCATTTCAGACTTCGTGTTTATGTGCTTCGATTTTGAACATCAGGTCCCGGCTGGAGATCTCTCGGAGTTCAGGGAAGCTTGGAGAGAAACCTTGACAAGAATGAGAACGCCAACATCTACTGGCAGCGCCTTTCAATTTACTTTCTACACCGTTCACGCTACTGTTAGTTGGACAAGGCCTGCATATAAATCCTGATGTTCTCATCCTAAAAATGTTTTGCACAAAAACGGACAAGCACATGATAGAAAGCTCGCACAAAAGGCCTCTTCTTTTCGAGCATTTTCATATGCTTGTACTTTCTAACGAAAGGTTCCCCTAGATGTCCATTTGAACATGTCACGAGCCACGGCGCTATACGACTTGGTGGCAAAGTGGAAGGGGGCCTGTCATCGattgcgaaaggctgtaaatatgACCACAGTCACTCTTGAGTCCAACATCGCCTTTTTCTCACCTGTCAAAGTGACCGAATAGGTTCATTTTAACGGTCTTCAAGCAAGCACCGCCTTTTTTTTACTACTATTATTGCTCAGAGAGCTAAATTATCCACTACACAAGGATCTGTTTGTTTTCCTGAACAAGAGACGTGCAATCGCATCGAGCAGCTAAATCAATCTCTGTGCATAAGATTCTTGATAAATATGCAGTTCTGTATATTTATGTATGTCTAAAAATGGACTGTATcataggccccttagcctgcccTACGCAACAGAGACATAATGAactttttctttttacatatttaagaCAATGGTAATCTTGACAAGATTAAATTCCACCTTGAATGTTGCCCTCATCCACTCTTTTCGCAGAACTTTGTTAGCCCTTTTACCAGACGGCGCGCTTCATCATTTCATATTTTACATTATTTCTTGCCGATGCACCTTATTAGGCATTTATTTTCCGCGTTTTGTGTTCTCCCCCTTTTAACTTCCTTTAAATTAGCCGTTCCCGCACCGCTCTGCGTCCGTCTTTATCTCCCaattcccttccccacgcagagtagcatgccagcgatttttaaacatCGGCCTAAATTCTCCGCTTTTTCAttaaaggttttctctctctctctgcagttCTGCCGGCGGTCATAGAATAAAAGAGGCATTTTACTTATCTAAATAGCAACCATTGACTTAAAGGCAAAGAGTGAACAATTAATAGGTATGTTTATCAGGGTATTGCGTAAGCAACTTTTTGCGCACACAGAAATTCAAAGAATAAACCTGCCTCAAATTGCCAGTGATGACCGATTGTCAGCACTGTTCCTGTCGTGCAGGTCCTAATGTTTAGGAGCGCACTATTTAACTGTCGGCCACAGCTGGATAAGACGAGCCAGGAAATGAATTCAACGTTTCAACTGCCAGGTTTCAACGTTGGCCAAAAAAAGTTGGAGCGGAAATAAGCGGTAGTCGACGCGTTGTAAAATTAGAAAAGTTTGGACAATCAAATTTATTTTAGGGCTTATTTGATGACGTCAAGAGGCTTTGGTGGCGAGGCGAGCGTGCGCTACGGAAAAACGGAAGTTGAGTCTTCTGCCGTCGGGTGTCGCTGTCGTCCTATGCTCGACCAttcgccgccatgtttgtcggaAGACAGCCTTTTCGTGAGGCGGAATGTTCAGGTCCAAGTTGAAGATGGAAACAAAAAAGTCTGTCGTTCAggaaaccaaaataaaaagaaaactactCATTAGCTGCGACCACGCCGCACTTAATCACCGGATTAACTTGAGACTTTCACACAATGACAGCCttaaaaaactggcagtggcttaacttggctgaccctggaattcagcgaaaagcaaagaCTCTTGCTAAGTGTCTGATGCTCGCCCATGGCAGCTCCGTTACACGCTCGCGAAAGCCGTTCTATACATACCAACAAAACCCACAAAAGGCTCGGATTCGATACACCGCTGTGGTGGTCACATTTTGAACAAGCAGTGCGATCCCTGCCCTGAAATGCAATGAAGGGGATGTCTATATCGCTTTAACTATTGTGATTTAGATAgctgtttatattttttattgtttgcttGATAGCTAGTTCGATATTTTTATGTCCAAATGTTACGCTCACTGCCTTTTCTGCGCCTGAACTTCACACCAGTGAAAATCTCCAAACTAACACCGTGTGGTTTTGACCTGATCATGGGTCAATACATGACTGTCTGCAAAGCAGCGACACTTTTAAGGGCGAGTGTGCTTCCCGGATTGTTTTTCATAGTCAAAATTTTTGGAGCCGAGCTGCAACGACGAAATCTCAAGCCCAtatatttattaatttttatttgtttagaaTATTGCTATCCCAAAGGTAAGGGCAGTGGCAGGGTGGGACTGACATCAATAAATATCGAAATATGAAGTAAAAcagtgcacagaaaaaaaagagcgcagTACATGTAATGGCAAGAACAAAATGAAAACAGTGCCTTAAAAACAATAAACGAAAAGGAAGGGAGTCCACATTATATACTCAATCAACGTCTGAAATTCATCCACGTCGTCCAATTCTACCCACTTGCTATCAAGGCCATTCCACTCGGTTACAGAGCGAGGAAAGAATGAATATttagactttttttttgtttggaaagGAAACAAAGTAAGCGAATTTATGCGTCTTGCAGCGCAACCAGAAGAAAATTTCACATACTCATGAGTGTTGCTCTTCCATTTACCTTTCacgattcaagactgaaaacggcgcgaaaaaacGGAACAAGAAGAGAggagcaacacacacagcaccaaACTTGCAACTGAGTGCATTTCATGCGAAAGCGCAATAAAgacaggaagtacacataaaaaactaaaagaacacctgtatttattgcgctttcgcatgaaatacactcagttgtaagttcggtgctgggtgtgttgcttctctcttcTTGTcctgtttttcgcgccgttttcagtcttgaaccaactggcccaacaatcctcccttttacCTTTCACGGTTTTAAACAAAAACATAAATTCGCAATCGTATTCCTTAATGATAGCACCCTCGAACCAGCTCTATCGCGGAGTTCTGTAATAGACGTAATGCGATATTGACTGAGGATAAATATAATTGCTTTCTTTCGCACTCTTTCCATTTTATTGATACTAACAGAAGTAAATGAATGTCATATTATATTGCTGTATTTAAGAGGAGGTGAAACAAGAGTCTTATACGCTTGTTTATAAACATTTATAAACATTGAATGTCATATGAACATTGAAGACAGTGAGGCACATAACAATAGCAGCAAAAAGTAGTTTAAAATTTCTCTCTCACCAACAATCGCGTCAGCGTCAGGATAGAGCCACTCGTTTTCGTAAGCCTCGCAAGTGATGCACTCTAAACCGGCGTCTTCTATCATCCGCCTCATTGCGGCTTCTATGTCGGAGGCTGGTGTGTTACACTCGAAGTAGAATGAGTCTGAGAAGACAACCCTTGGGTCCTGAGaagaagaaaatagaaaaaaaacaaaagcaatgtcTGTAGTGGGACCGCTTGATATTCGAGCTGTGTGTTCTTTAGACGTCGATTTTTTTGCACGGTCTCAAAAGTCAATAAGCAGCAAGGTCGCCACCATCTAGATTGTATTAAGCAGTAATGGGCAAACGCTACTCAAAAACAAAACTAACTTCCTTGCTTACTGCCAGCAAAGTTTTCGTGGGACGTAGTAACTTTCTATATTTGTATCTTCCCCTTCTAGGGAGTAATTACACAAGATTTCGTTGATCccatttttgtcttttttgcgtAGTATTCACCAGTCACTGTACTCTCTGGTTCACCAACATGGACGCCTATCCACTGTGGCAAAAATTAATAAACTTCTTTGGCTGTTTTTGATCGGAAGATGACGATTTTCCAGTTCGTAGGCTGCGAAGGGGCCGATAATTCAGCTTAATGACGCACGAGCAGTCAAGGTTTTAATCATCCGGCCCTAAAGACGCAAATAAATAAAGCAGCAAGCTCCTGAAATAAATATCGTGGTAACAAGATAACTTATTTCGTTCCTgaaagaatatttaaaacagAAAAATTTTACTTACTGGGATGTAGGCTTTCCAGTCGCCCATACTGTAGACTTTGAGCCATATGTCAGCGATGACCAAGTTCACGCAGGATACCACAACGCACTCCCCCCTATCATCGAGCAGTTTGGCAAGATTTTTATACGCTGCTAGGTTATCGTTCACAAACtggaaacaaaagaaagaaaaaactcgCTGAAACTTTCCGTACCTGACACAAAATGCATCGACATCTCCAGACTCAATGTCCAGGAGGTCGTACGTTATGTCCGGATGACTGGACGCCTCGCGGGCTCGTTCTATCATTGAGTTGTCCTTGTCCACAGCGACTAGTCTTGCGCACGGTCGGCAGTAGTCAAAAAGGAAGCCCCTCGTAAAGCCGCCCGGACCACAACCGATGTCGAGGCACTGATCTTCATCACTTCTGGTCGCCGAAAGCTTGACCTTGTTAAGCGCATGGACACTCTCTCTTGTAGGATATCCCTCGATCTTCGAGTAGGCATCGCAGTCAAACATGAAGGGCAATGGTGCGTGTTCACTCGAGGAAACTTGCTGTTCTTCCTCGAGTTCACGGCAGCGGAGCATGATGTCGCCACAACAAGAACCTAACGAACAGAAAAGAGCGATAGTTGTTAACAATGCTCTAGGGTATTAGTATTACCCTAACTCAAATAAATCTATCAATCGATGAAAACACAATGGCGCTATGATCTAAGTAAACGATAAATGCCCAAAGGCCGGTTGACATTCACTGCGAAACAACGTCGCAGAGTGGTCCCGAAGTTCACATTTATGAGTATGCCGGCTGTCTTGTGCAACCTTAACGATACTCTAGGCGGCTCAGAATAGAATATAACCTTGCGTTGAGAGCATTATTACGGGACCTTGAGCAGCGGGCGATAACAGCTGCCGAACGAGCACGGGCTCAGTAGCTGCGAACATGTGCGCGTGAGCTCACAACTGCGCCAAGAGTTTGTAGATAACGTATGAAGGTTGAGTGCGCTAGCATTCTGAAGATATTGTTACGAACATGAAGACGACGAAGCGGGCAGTGGCGCGGAACGGAGCACTCGCCCGCAGTCAATAAATCATCCTGTATTTTTTTTAGCTGAGACTTGCCATGT includes these proteins:
- the LOC144100987 gene encoding juvenile hormone acid O-methyltransferase-like, with translation MLRCRELEEEQQVSSSEHAPLPFMFDCDAYSKIEGYPTRESVHALNKVKLSATRSDEDQCLDIGCGPGGFTRGFLFDYCRPCARLVAVDKDNSMIERAREASSHPDITYDLLDIESGDVDAFCVRYGKFQRVFSFFCFQFVNDNLAAYKNLAKLLDDRGECVVVSCVNLVIADIWLKVYSMGDWKAYIPDPRVVFSDSFYFECNTPASDIEAAMRRMIEDAGLECITCEAYENEWLYPDADAIVDFFVSIFNLDLNIPPHEKAVFRQTWRRMVEHRTTATPDGRRLNFRFSVAHARLATKAS